The nucleotide window GACGATTACCAGCCTCCTTCGCTTCTCTTCCCGCCGAACATAAAGCTCACCTGCACCGCGGCGTCCCGAGTAGCAGTGCGTTCCAAGTCAGACGGCGGTGTCAGGTGCAGCGCCGGGTTCGGCGCCTGCGGCACTCACCAGAACCGCCACCAGCGTCGACGCGGGGCCGACCCAACGGCGGCCTCGAAGTCGGCCTCTAGCACCTTCACCAACCCGGGACGGCCGGCGGCTCCGATCGCATCCAGGGCGAACCCGAGCGCCTCCCGGGCCGGCCGTGCCGACTCACCCGCCGCGGCTTCCGCCGCCTTCGCCGCGTGCTCCGCCACCTTCGCGGCGAACGACGCGACCAGCGCCGCCTCGGGGCCGGCCGGGCCGGGGTCGTGCTCCGCCTCGTCGGGCTCCAGCGGCACCGGGTAGTGGTACGGGATCAGCGCCCGACCGGCCGCCGCAAGGGCATCAATGTACGCCGCCCGCAGCCCGCCGCACGCCTGCCGCTCGGCCGCGGACTGCTCGGCCAGCGCGATGGCCCGGTCGACAGCTGCGACTCGGGTTGGGGCGGCATCCGGCCACGCCTCGGCGAACAGCGGCTGAACGCGGCGGGCGCACCGCACGGCAAAGGCCACCCGCAACCAGTGTGGCAGCCGTTCTGGGTCCACCTCTATCCCCCCTCCGTCGCCGAACGAACAGCTCACCTGCACCGCCACCACCAGATGAGCGGTGCGTTCCAAGTCAGCGGGCGGTGTCAGGTGCAGCGCCGGGTTCGGCTCGATGCTACTCCTTGCCGAGTACCAAGTCCACCACCCAGCAGCCGCGAACGTGCGGGCCGGGGCCGCGGCAGTGGTCGAGGATGTCGTCGGAGTCACAGCCCGCGTCTTGAAGCGCGTCAGCGAGAATCGGCATGGTGCAGAACTCACGCGACTCGTACATCTGCCGAGCGAACGCCAACACCTTCTGTGTGCGCCATTCGGGATCGAGGTCGACGGGGTGGAATGGGTTGCCCAGAACTTCGCGGAGGATAGTTGCCCCGACCGCGTTGGCTTGCCTCCGGTAACACCGTCCCGCCTCAGTTTGCGCCTCGTCCTCATCATCGTCTTGGGTGGGGTGTAACTCCCACCATTGATCCGCGAGTCGGTCTTGCATGAACGAAACCACCCTTGCGACAGTTTCCGAGCCGTACCTGCCATGATCGGGTGGCCAGCAGACCTCGAACGGGAACGTGCCTGGGATTTCATCGGCCTTGTCGGCGTACGCACGCACCTGAACGGCGAAGCTCGGATCGTCGGCGAAGGCTTCCGCGAGATCGAGAAGCCGAGATTCTTGGTCGCTGAAGGTGCCGCTGCGAATCAACCGGTAGATGCCACACCCAGCCAAGCGGTACTTGCGAGACGAGTATTTCCCGGTCTCCCACAGGTAGTTCTTCATCGGCCAAATGTCATCCGCGGACAACCACTCCGCTTCGGTCACAGTGCGCCTCCGGTGGCCGAACATAAAGCTCACCTGCACCGCCCCCTGCCAAGGGAGCGATGCCATCCAAGCTACATGGCGGTGTCAGGTGCAGCGCCGGGTTCGGCGTGCCTTTACTCCGCGCACAGGAAACCCGCGGCCTGCCACGCCGCAAAGCTCTGGGCTACTGGCTCAAAGCAGTCCGGCGTCATTGCCCCCATGCCGACGCTGTGGACCTGCCCGTCCGCGAGCGACAGCACGAGCGCGACCCCGCCGCTGTTGTCGCCGATCATCAGGTGCCCTGGGCAGTACGCCCGCGACTCGTGGGTGTCATTCCGCTCCATCACGGCGGTGCGACCGTACACCAGCGTCCGCCCATTGGCCGCGAGGAACGACACGGCGGTGCCCGCTAGGAAGGAACGGTACGGCTCCGGCAGCGGTCGCCCGAGCCATGTCTCGACCTCTTCCAGCGACTGCACGCCCTGCGCCCTCCGGTGGCCGAACAAATAGCTCACCTGCACCGCCATCACCGGATGAGCAGTGCGTCACAAATTAGATGGCGGTGTCAGGTGCAGCGTCGGGTTCGGCGTGCCTCTGCTCCGGAGGCAGCCCGCCCTGATGCCGGATGAACGCCAGTCCCGTGGGATCGTAGTACCCCGGCGCGTGGACGCTCACGCTGTCGAACGTGAAGCCCTGGTCGCCGTCCTCGTCCGACACGCAACTCCGCCACAGGCCCATGCGCAGATCGGGGAAGTAGTACGAGTGCCGCCCTGGCCGGTACACTTCTGGCGCCAACCCGAGCCGCTCGGCGATCTCGGCGATGACCTCGTCGGCCCCGGCCTCGAACAGGTCGATGCCCTCGAACGATCCCCAGTGCTTGGGCGATTCGACGAACGCCACCACCGGTGGATCACCGCGGAAATCCACCCGGATGTCGCGATCCTGGTCGAGCAGGGGTTGTACTTCCGCGCGGGTCATGCCCAGCCGCACCATGCCGGCGAGCGACCGGATGCCGATGTGCGGGACCACCTCATCCGCTGCCATCAGCGCCCTCTGTTGCCGAACATACAGCTCACCTGCACCGCCATCACCGGATGAGCGGTGCGTTCCGAATCAGATGGCGGTGTCAGGTGCAGCGCCGGGTTCGGCTCGCCTTGCTCGGGACTGAATCGGCCGCGCCCCGTCAGCAGAGCCGCCAAATGAGGCAAGCGACACCGCCGGTCAACGTTACGCCGGGTTAGGACTCTGCTTGGCTCCACTCAGCCAGCGCCGCCCCGGCACGCCGCAACTCCGCCCGCACGACGCTCAGCGTGGCGTCCGTTTGCCAGCAGCAGGCGTCGTCGGAGGTCGAGCCCATGTACACGCCGAGCAGCACCCGGCCGTCGTCCCCGGCCTCGGCCCGTAGGGTAAAGTCCTCCCCGCTCGCCGTCCACTGCCGCTCGCGGCCGGCGGCGACACCCGCCGCCGATATGAGGAAGTCGCCGAGCTGTCCCATCCCAGGGAAGGCGGGCTCGGCGTCGGGATCAACGGACACGGCGGCCTCGAACGCCGTTCCGCGGAGCCACGCCACCAGTACGCCCGGCAGGTCTGGGTCGGGCGACAGCGACAGCGACATACCCGCCGCCTCAGCGATAGTGACGACCGCCACGAGCACCTCCGGGTGCCTTTGGTGCCGAACAATAAGCTCACCTGCACCGCCATCTCCGGATGAGCAATGCGTCCCGAATCAGATGGCGGTGTCAGGTGCAGCGCCGGGTTCGGCAGCTGAGCCCGGCGCTGCACCCACCACCGGAGACGGCTCAGCGCCGTCCCGCTCCAACGACTGGGAGCCGCGACGGTGCTCGAGCACGAACTCGTCCAGATCGACCGCGGCGAACTCGTCGCTCTTGCTGACCAACTCCCGGAGGTACGCGAGGGATGCCCGGAAGGTTTCGGCGGCGGATGCCCCGGCAACAATTCCCGGGGCGCCCAGGTTGAACGCGCACACGTTCCGCTTGCCGTACTTGAGCGCCCAGTGCAGGAAGATCTCGCGGCTCACCTCGGCCGCGCCCGGGATGCCGCACAGGTCGAGGGCGACGCGGAGGTCTTGCAACAGGTACTCGCCGCCGTAGGGGCAGTAGATCAGCGGGGACACCTGGCCGTCGTTGTCGCGGCTGAAGAACGCCACGTTGACCGGATGCCCCACCGCTGCGCCCCCTCTGTGGCCGAACATAAAGCTCACCTGCACCGCCATCACCGGATGAGCGATGCGTCCCGAATCAGACGGCGGTGTCAGGTGCAGCGCCGGGTTCGGCTTGCTCGGCAACCCGCGCCCTGCATTCGGCGAGCGCCCGGAGCGTGGACTCCCTGGCGAACTCGTTGAAGGACTCCACGCCCAGCCCCCAGTTCTCCAGCGCGACCAAGTTGTCAGGGCGGGTCAGTCGCTCCCAGACAGCGTGGACCGCCGGGTTCTGCGACTCCCACGGCAGGCACATGAACTCCCGCAACAGCAGGCGGTCGAGGTCGCACCACAAGGGCAAGAGCGGATTCGCCGACCTACCCATCGGTGCGCTCCGGTGGCCGAACGAACAGCTCACCTGCACCGCCACCACCGGATGAGCGATGCGTCCAAATCAGCCGGCGGTGTCAGGTGCAGCGCCGGGTTCGGCCGGCTTGTGAGCCTCCCAGGACACCCACATGACAGGTC belongs to Gemmata obscuriglobus and includes:
- a CDS encoding SMI1/KNR4 family protein, whose amino-acid sequence is MSYLFGHRRAQGVQSLEEVETWLGRPLPEPYRSFLAGTAVSFLAANGRTLVYGRTAVMERNDTHESRAYCPGHLMIGDNSGGVALVLSLADGQVHSVGMGAMTPDCFEPVAQSFAAWQAAGFLCAE